One Xyrauchen texanus isolate HMW12.3.18 chromosome 2, RBS_HiC_50CHRs, whole genome shotgun sequence genomic window carries:
- the si:ch73-335l21.4 gene encoding E3 ubiquitin-protein ligase-like, with protein sequence MLLETECGICYRTFNVGRRCPRQLICKHTFCESCLVTLAQSVEGPEPRLLCPLCRHSTPLSEARIKDNLPVDEDIFERLVSASCLEECTDDDEDTEEPDQDAPSPRKTDSPPPRSPSGRLMRSIRRLCKKLTGESRNCMTDDDLRDLAMMSCYMM encoded by the exons ATGCTATTAGAAACCGAGTGCGGAATTTGCTACCGCACATTCAACGTCGGTCGGCGGTGTCCACGACAGCTGATCTGCAAACACACATTTTGTGAAAGCTGCCTGGTGACTCTCGCGCAGTCCGTGGAGGGCCCCGAACCCCGGTTACTGTGTCCGCTGTGCCGTCACTCCACGCCGCTGTCAGAGGCGAGAATCAAAGACAATCTGCCGGTAGATGAGGACATTTTTGAGCGGCTGGTGTCCGCGAGCTGCTTGGAGGAGTGTACGGATGACGACGAGGATACCGAGGAGCCAGACCAGGACGCGCCCAGCCCGCGTAAAACGGACAGTCCTCCGCCTAGATCTCCAAGTGGACGACTGATGAGATCCATAAGGCGCCTTTGCAAAAAACTCACCGGGGAGAGTagaa ATTGTATGACTGATGATGACTTGAGGGACCTGGCTATGATGTCCTGCTACATGATGTAA